Proteins encoded by one window of Moorella humiferrea:
- a CDS encoding ABC transporter permease, with protein MIAKVSLRNITSRFLPFISLAAIIIIWQIIAISGYFGKSLPAPTAVAAQFMTMLVEPVGKTSIFGHIWASMRRVLTAFIVAVVIGIPLGLFMGWNKKIEAIVKPIFEIFRPIPPIAWIPLAILWFGIDETPKVFICFIGAFVPAVMNAYTGIRFTEPLLLNAARTLGANKRQLFIEVAVPSALPAIFAGLQNGLSLSWMCVLAAEMVGAQEGVGYLILRGMDMLNPAMIITGMLIIGAVGALIAVVLRYVERWVCPWKREISV; from the coding sequence ATGATTGCTAAAGTTTCCTTACGTAATATAACATCGCGATTTTTGCCATTTATTTCTTTGGCAGCAATTATAATTATTTGGCAAATAATTGCAATTAGTGGTTATTTTGGGAAATCATTACCTGCCCCGACGGCTGTGGCAGCTCAATTTATGACCATGCTTGTAGAGCCTGTTGGGAAAACAAGCATCTTTGGTCATATATGGGCTAGTATGCGTCGGGTATTAACTGCCTTTATTGTAGCTGTAGTCATTGGTATACCCTTAGGCCTCTTTATGGGATGGAATAAGAAGATTGAAGCTATAGTTAAACCCATATTCGAGATTTTTCGGCCCATCCCGCCTATTGCCTGGATACCCCTGGCCATTCTCTGGTTTGGAATTGATGAGACGCCAAAGGTTTTCATTTGTTTTATCGGTGCTTTTGTTCCAGCAGTGATGAATGCTTATACTGGGATACGTTTTACCGAACCATTGCTTTTAAATGCGGCTCGGACATTGGGGGCCAATAAGCGTCAGTTATTTATTGAAGTTGCGGTTCCCTCTGCATTGCCAGCCATTTTTGCCGGTCTGCAAAACGGTCTTAGCTTAAGTTGGATGTGTGTTTTAGCAGCTGAAATGGTAGGCGCACAGGAAGGGGTCGGTTATCTGATCTTGCGAGGGATGGATATGCTTAATCCGGCCATGATTATTACTGGTATGTTGATTATCGGGGCTGTAGGTGCCTTAATCGCAGTGGTTTTACGTTATGTTGAAAGGTGGGTTTGCCCGTGGAAACGCGAAATATCGGTATAA
- a CDS encoding dimethylsulfonioproprionate lyase family protein has translation MEGKRIASQEVEAVLVDGGKRQVRILLDGFNTTGMPLALAKYSYQPETTGPRHTHDVETEVYYCLTGSGFVKVGENIFTLSPGVVVYIPPGLEHQTTSGSEGLEFLAIFTPPIKF, from the coding sequence ATGGAGGGTAAGCGTATAGCTTCTCAAGAAGTGGAGGCAGTTTTGGTGGATGGCGGTAAACGTCAGGTGCGCATTCTTTTGGATGGATTTAATACCACAGGCATGCCTCTTGCTTTAGCTAAATACAGTTACCAGCCAGAAACTACTGGTCCGCGACACACTCACGACGTTGAAACAGAGGTTTATTACTGTCTAACCGGTTCAGGTTTTGTAAAGGTAGGAGAAAACATATTTACATTAAGTCCAGGAGTAGTTGTTTATATTCCACCTGGGTTGGAACATCAAACGACAAGCGGTTCAGAGGGGCTGGAATTTCTTGCTATATTTACGCCGCCGATAAAATTTTAA
- a CDS encoding type II toxin-antitoxin system VapC family toxin, whose protein sequence is MKIFVVDAIVAVKWYIPEPHWEAAVELLERAGKGECRLWAPELIFAEIGNVLWKKCTRGEIDTEDARRILAAITQKFPARVAEIQPLLPAAFEIANGYRRSLYDSLYIALAVAKNAVFITVDKKLANALLPTSLGPYVRLLQDNGLL, encoded by the coding sequence GTGAAAATCTTTGTCGTAGACGCCATCGTCGCCGTAAAGTGGTATATCCCGGAACCTCACTGGGAGGCGGCTGTTGAGCTTTTGGAGAGAGCGGGTAAAGGCGAATGCCGTTTGTGGGCACCGGAATTGATTTTTGCGGAAATAGGGAATGTCCTCTGGAAAAAGTGCACGCGCGGCGAGATCGACACGGAAGACGCACGCAGGATATTGGCGGCGATAACTCAAAAATTCCCTGCAAGGGTCGCTGAGATCCAGCCTCTTCTTCCTGCCGCTTTTGAGATCGCTAACGGCTACAGGCGTTCTTTATACGACAGCCTCTACATCGCCCTGGCCGTGGCCAAAAATGCGGTGTTTATTACGGTAGATAAAAAGCTGGCCAACGCTTTGTTACCCACTTCCCTGGGGCCGTATGTCCGGCTTTTGCAGGATAATGGACTATTATAG
- a CDS encoding IS4 family transposase: MQGKDTTLSTFHQLFAPVSNDYFWQLTAGMGVDKYAKKLNSLQLIKLIAFAQLEQLNGLRDISNSFNDPQFSLAINLESISFSQIARRLRDLSPQFIRLLFSHLTTRIGREIGFENLRNTAGRIYLIDSTIISLCFTQYLWAEFRRTKSGIKLHLRLKFCEEEVLPDKAIVTPARKADKTQMDTLVVEEEEALNVFDRGYVDYKKFDRYCEEGVRFASRLKGNALVEIIAELPVNPDSKVKKEQLVYLGKDGVTKMKHPLRLITTEDTQGQPVIIVTNDFELPAEELSEIYRKRWQIELFFKWMKQHLQVKHFYGKSEQAVENQLFIALITYCLMVMLQLKAGYQGPLLTIKRLIRTCLYEPFTFFVQSLHRKPKRRSYGRHKIDYEGIYQDLVKQVLAGEADYLNDVTYDPLVL, from the coding sequence ATGCAAGGTAAGGATACCACATTATCCACATTTCATCAACTGTTTGCTCCAGTTTCTAACGACTATTTTTGGCAGTTAACCGCCGGTATGGGGGTCGATAAGTACGCTAAGAAGCTAAATTCCCTTCAACTCATTAAACTAATAGCCTTCGCTCAGCTGGAACAACTTAATGGCTTGCGGGATATCAGCAATAGCTTCAATGACCCGCAATTTAGCCTGGCTATCAATTTAGAGAGTATCAGTTTCTCCCAGATAGCGCGCCGTTTAAGGGATTTATCGCCGCAATTCATCCGGCTATTATTCAGCCATCTCACCACCCGGATAGGCCGGGAAATCGGCTTTGAAAACTTAAGAAATACCGCAGGACGTATTTACCTCATCGATTCCACTATCATTAGTCTCTGTTTTACCCAGTACCTCTGGGCCGAGTTTCGTAGGACTAAAAGCGGGATAAAACTCCACCTGCGCTTAAAGTTCTGTGAAGAAGAGGTTCTACCTGATAAAGCAATTGTCACCCCGGCCCGGAAGGCAGATAAAACCCAGATGGATACCCTCGTAGTAGAGGAAGAAGAAGCCTTAAACGTCTTTGACCGCGGCTATGTCGATTACAAGAAGTTTGACAGATACTGTGAAGAAGGCGTCCGCTTTGCCAGCCGCTTAAAGGGTAATGCTCTGGTAGAAATAATCGCCGAGTTGCCGGTAAACCCTGACAGCAAGGTTAAAAAGGAACAGCTTGTTTACCTTGGCAAAGATGGAGTTACCAAAATGAAGCACCCTTTACGGCTGATAACAACCGAAGATACCCAAGGGCAACCGGTAATTATAGTCACCAATGATTTCGAGTTACCGGCGGAAGAATTAAGCGAGATTTATCGTAAGCGCTGGCAGATAGAACTCTTCTTCAAATGGATGAAACAACACCTGCAGGTGAAACATTTTTATGGTAAAAGCGAACAGGCTGTAGAAAACCAGCTCTTCATAGCGCTAATAACCTACTGCCTGATGGTTATGCTGCAATTAAAGGCCGGCTATCAAGGACCATTGCTCACTATTAAACGTTTAATACGCACCTGTCTATATGAGCCCTTTACCTTCTTCGTCCAAAGCCTGCACCGTAAACCCAAACGAAGGTCTTATGGGCGGCACAAGATAGACTATGAAGGCATCTATCAGGATTTAGTAAAGCAAGTTTTAGCTGGCGAAGCTGATTATTTAAACGACGTAACTTATGACCCCTTAGTTCTTTAA
- a CDS encoding ABC transporter ATP-binding protein: MKDKICCKHVFKSFTDLNGNMTEVLRDINLTVAENEFLVILGPGQCGKTTFLNIMAGLEPPTSGEILLDGEPIEGPSPKRGMVFQRIALFPWKTVMENVAMGPKLRGIPKKEREEKAAYYIKLVGLAGFEKAYPHQLSGGMKQRVGIARAYANDPEVLLMDEPFGHLDAQTRYQMEHEVLRIWEQARRTVIFVTNNIEEAVYLGDRIVLFSRCPATVKAEYIIDLPRPRQYTDPKFLELRQEIAGKTDLAL; the protein is encoded by the coding sequence ATAAAGGATAAAATTTGTTGCAAGCATGTTTTTAAATCTTTTACAGACTTAAATGGAAATATGACGGAAGTATTGCGGGATATTAATTTGACTGTTGCCGAAAATGAATTTTTGGTAATCCTTGGACCGGGACAGTGTGGCAAAACAACATTTCTCAATATTATGGCCGGATTGGAACCTCCTACTTCTGGAGAAATTTTGCTAGACGGGGAACCTATTGAGGGGCCTAGTCCGAAACGGGGGATGGTTTTTCAGCGAATAGCCCTTTTCCCATGGAAAACGGTAATGGAAAATGTAGCCATGGGCCCCAAACTTCGGGGTATACCTAAAAAGGAGAGGGAAGAAAAGGCTGCCTATTATATTAAACTAGTTGGCTTGGCTGGCTTTGAAAAAGCTTATCCCCACCAATTATCAGGTGGTATGAAGCAGAGGGTAGGTATTGCCCGGGCATATGCCAATGATCCTGAAGTATTGCTTATGGATGAACCATTTGGTCATTTAGATGCTCAAACAAGGTACCAAATGGAACATGAGGTCTTGCGTATCTGGGAACAGGCACGGCGAACGGTAATATTTGTAACTAATAATATTGAAGAAGCAGTCTATTTAGGCGATCGTATTGTTCTTTTCAGCCGTTGTCCTGCAACAGTTAAAGCCGAGTATATTATCGATCTGCCGCGGCCGCGTCAATATACTGATCCCAAATTTTTAGAACTGCGACAGGAGATTGCCGGCAAAACAGATTTAGCTCTTTAA
- a CDS encoding GntR family transcriptional regulator: MQIDRNNPLPLHSQITQYLKQQFSEGKWKVGDPFPTDKQLMEQFGVSITTVRQALSELVREGLIERRAGKGTFVIKTAQENLDKLRGFFEEMHAQGLKPSAEILNLSEVNVNSALLIKYPQIAIFNANQLFRIDKIQKANDLPLTYIQTFLPLAEGRKLATYDLVSHGIYEWLENELGIKIVRAEQIITAAAAGRKEAEILGVKIGSPLLVTQRIMFTEGDRPIEVHYNYARPDRYKFRVEMYRNGASKNEGIFF; this comes from the coding sequence TTGCAAATTGATCGCAACAACCCTTTGCCACTTCATTCGCAGATTACTCAATATTTAAAACAACAGTTTAGTGAAGGCAAATGGAAAGTAGGCGATCCCTTTCCTACAGATAAACAACTTATGGAACAATTCGGTGTAAGCATTACTACGGTACGCCAAGCTTTAAGTGAACTTGTGCGCGAAGGTTTAATTGAACGTAGGGCCGGAAAGGGAACTTTTGTTATTAAAACAGCCCAGGAGAATCTTGATAAATTGCGCGGTTTTTTTGAAGAAATGCATGCTCAAGGGTTAAAGCCGAGCGCAGAAATTTTAAATTTAAGCGAGGTAAACGTTAATAGTGCTCTCTTAATTAAATATCCTCAAATAGCAATATTTAATGCTAATCAACTTTTTCGTATTGATAAAATACAAAAAGCCAATGATTTACCGCTTACTTATATACAAACTTTTTTACCCTTGGCTGAAGGTCGTAAATTAGCAACATATGATTTAGTTTCTCATGGTATTTATGAATGGTTGGAAAATGAATTGGGGATAAAAATTGTAAGAGCAGAACAAATTATTACAGCTGCTGCTGCCGGCCGCAAAGAAGCAGAAATATTAGGTGTGAAAATAGGTTCTCCTTTATTAGTAACCCAACGAATAATGTTTACCGAAGGCGATCGGCCAATTGAAGTACATTATAATTATGCGCGTCCAGATCGTTATAAATTCCGCGTCGAGATGTACCGCAATGGAGCAAGTAAGAATGAAGGCATATTTTTTTAA
- a CDS encoding ABC transporter permease yields the protein MTSLFFLYATLVLWYTVVHFEIISKTLLASPTEVITTFWSKLSNRAPDGATLGTHFKTSLTLALTGYISAVVIGVPLGLLMGWYKKVDDIVKPIFEVIRPIPPIAWIPLAILWFGIGLPAKAFIIWLSAFVPSVINSYAGIKLTEPVLINVARTFGATNWETFLRIGVPSALPMVFTGLRLSLSSAWMTLVAAELLAATEGLGYMIQMGRTLSRPDVIIVGMLTIGFTGAIMAYVLERFEVKLAPWRRS from the coding sequence TTGACAAGTTTATTTTTTCTTTATGCAACGCTAGTGCTGTGGTATACTGTTGTTCATTTTGAAATTATATCTAAAACTTTACTAGCTTCACCAACCGAAGTTATTACCACTTTCTGGTCAAAACTTTCTAACCGTGCTCCGGATGGGGCTACTTTAGGAACACATTTTAAGACGAGCCTTACATTGGCTTTAACCGGTTATATTTCTGCGGTGGTGATTGGGGTTCCCCTTGGCCTGCTGATGGGCTGGTATAAAAAAGTAGACGATATAGTAAAACCTATATTTGAAGTTATTCGGCCCATACCACCTATTGCTTGGATCCCTTTAGCAATACTCTGGTTTGGTATTGGGTTGCCGGCAAAAGCATTTATTATCTGGCTATCAGCTTTTGTTCCTAGTGTTATTAACTCTTATGCGGGAATTAAATTGACAGAACCGGTATTAATCAATGTTGCGCGTACTTTTGGGGCTACCAACTGGGAGACTTTTTTAAGAATAGGTGTACCTTCAGCCTTACCAATGGTTTTCACAGGCTTACGCCTTTCTTTAAGCTCTGCCTGGATGACTCTTGTTGCGGCGGAATTGTTAGCTGCCACTGAAGGTTTGGGATATATGATCCAAATGGGCCGTACTTTATCCAGGCCGGACGTTATAATTGTTGGCATGCTAACTATAGGTTTTACCGGTGCAATTATGGCCTATGTATTGGAAAGGTTTGAAGTCAAATTGGCTCCCTGGAGGAGGTCCTAA
- a CDS encoding cupin domain-containing protein translates to MTGLSPSAISQIEIGKSIPNILTMKAITEALGISVISFLLENVDTKISLVKPGERLRLVRNSTSTGDLGDLIEEFLTQGRNFQMEPAIITVPPKADSGRAITHPGEEFIFILKGELRYILEGVNDYDLKEGDCLYYPCTIPHRWHNPSEQIEINF, encoded by the coding sequence ATGACTGGCCTCTCACCCAGCGCCATCAGCCAAATTGAAATAGGTAAATCTATTCCAAATATTTTAACGATGAAAGCTATAACTGAAGCGTTAGGCATCTCAGTTATTTCTTTTTTACTGGAGAATGTCGATACGAAAATAAGTTTAGTTAAACCTGGAGAACGCCTGCGACTTGTACGTAATTCTACGTCTACGGGCGATCTTGGCGATCTTATTGAAGAATTTCTTACCCAAGGACGAAATTTTCAAATGGAGCCAGCGATAATTACTGTCCCCCCTAAAGCTGATTCTGGGCGGGCAATAACCCATCCAGGCGAGGAATTCATCTTTATTCTCAAGGGGGAACTCAGATATATTTTGGAAGGCGTTAATGACTATGATTTAAAAGAGGGAGACTGCTTATACTACCCCTGCACCATACCCCATCGCTGGCATAACCCGTCTGAACAAATTGAAATAAATTTTTGA
- a CDS encoding ABC transporter ATP-binding protein, which produces MTTNNQRKAKVEVRNLTKRFDDLLVLNDISFNVYQGEFLCIVGPTGCGKTTFLNVLCKLIPATAGEILIDGEPANPRKHNLAFVFQEPSTMPWKTVEQNIRFGLEVKKLPEEEIKKRVERMLELVGLKDFRHYYPRQLSASMDQRVVIARAFAMNPDLLLMDEPYGQLDIKLRYYLEDEVIRIWRELKSTVIFVTHNIEEAVYVAERILVLTPKPTTIKAEIKVDLPRPRNFADPEFVRIREQVTEMIKWW; this is translated from the coding sequence ATGACTACTAACAACCAGCGCAAGGCGAAAGTAGAGGTGCGAAATTTAACAAAGCGTTTTGACGATCTGTTAGTGCTTAATGATATCTCTTTTAATGTATATCAAGGAGAATTTCTATGTATCGTTGGACCGACAGGTTGTGGCAAAACCACATTTCTTAATGTTCTTTGCAAACTAATACCAGCAACTGCGGGAGAAATTCTTATTGATGGTGAACCGGCTAATCCGCGCAAACATAATCTTGCTTTTGTTTTTCAGGAACCTTCTACAATGCCCTGGAAAACCGTAGAACAAAATATACGTTTTGGATTGGAGGTGAAAAAACTCCCTGAGGAAGAGATAAAAAAGAGAGTAGAGCGAATGCTGGAATTAGTGGGATTAAAAGATTTTCGCCATTATTACCCCCGCCAGCTGTCGGCCAGTATGGACCAGAGGGTTGTGATTGCCAGGGCCTTTGCTATGAATCCAGATTTATTACTTATGGATGAGCCGTACGGCCAACTTGATATTAAGTTGCGTTATTACCTCGAAGATGAAGTTATCCGTATATGGAGAGAACTTAAAAGTACTGTGATTTTTGTAACACATAACATTGAAGAAGCCGTTTATGTCGCAGAGCGCATACTTGTTCTGACGCCGAAACCGACAACTATTAAGGCGGAAATAAAAGTCGATTTACCCAGGCCACGTAATTTTGCCGATCCAGAATTTGTTCGTATTCGTGAACAAGTTACAGAGATGATCAAGTGGTGGTAA
- a CDS encoding IS4 family transposase: MQGKDTTLSTFHQLFAPVSNDYFWQLTAGMGVDKYAKKLNSLQLIKLIAFAQLEQLNGLRDISNSFNDPQFSLAINLESISFSQIARRLRDLSPQFIRLLFSHLTTRIGREIGFENLRNTAGRIYLIDSTIISLCFTQYLWAEFRRTKSGIKLHLRLKFCEEEVLPDKAIVTPARKADKTQMDTLVVEEEEALNVFDRGYVDYKKFDRYCEEGVRFASRLKGNALVEIIAELPVNPDSKVKKEQLVYLGKDGVTKMKHPLRLITTEDTQGQPVIIVTNDFELPAEELSEIYRKRWQIELFFKWMKQHLQVKHFYGKSEQAVENQLFIALITYCLMVMLQLKAGYQGPLLTIKRLIRTCLYEPFTFFVQSLHRKPKRRSYGRHKIDYEGIYQDLVKQVLAGEADYLNDVTYDPLVL, from the coding sequence ATGCAAGGTAAGGATACCACATTATCCACATTTCATCAACTGTTTGCTCCAGTTTCTAACGACTATTTTTGGCAGTTAACCGCCGGTATGGGGGTCGATAAGTACGCTAAGAAGCTAAATTCCCTTCAACTCATTAAACTAATAGCCTTCGCTCAGCTGGAACAACTTAATGGCTTGCGGGATATCAGCAATAGCTTCAATGACCCGCAATTTAGCCTGGCTATCAATTTAGAGAGTATCAGTTTCTCCCAGATAGCGCGCCGTTTAAGGGATTTATCGCCGCAATTCATCCGGCTATTATTCAGCCATCTCACCACCCGGATAGGCCGGGAAATCGGCTTTGAAAACTTAAGAAATACCGCAGGACGTATTTACCTCATCGATTCCACTATCATTAGTCTCTGTTTTACCCAGTACCTCTGGGCCGAGTTTCGTAGGACTAAAAGCGGGATAAAACTCCACCTGCGCTTAAAGTTCTGTGAAGAAGAGGTTCTACCTGATAAAGCAATTGTCACCCCGGCCCGGAAGGCAGATAAAACCCAGATGGATACCCTCGTAGTAGAGGAAGAAGAAGCCTTAAACGTCTTTGACCGCGGCTATGTCGATTACAAGAAGTTTGACAGATACTGTGAAGAAGGCGTCCGCTTTGCCAGCCGCTTAAAGGGTAATGCTCTGGTAGAAATAATCGCCGAGTTGCCGGTAAACCCTGACAGCAAGGTTAAAAAGGAACAGCTTGTTTACCTTGGCAAAGATGGAGTTACCAAAATGAAGCACCCTTTACGGCTGATAACAACCGAAGATACCCAAGGGCAACCGGTAATTATAGTCACCAATGATTTCGAGTTACCGGCGGAAGAATTAAGCGAGATTTATCGTAAGCGCTGGCAGATAGAACTCTTCTTCAAATGGATGAAACAACACCTGCAGGTGAAACATTTTTATGGTAAAAGCGAACAGGCTGTAGAAAACCAGCTCTTCATAGCGCTAATAACCTACTGCCTGATGGTTATGCTGCAATTAAAGGCCGGCTATCAAGGACCATTGCTCACTATTAAACGTTTAATCCGCACCTGTCTATATGAGCCCTTTACCTTCTTCGTCCAAAGCCTGCACCGTAAACCCAAACGAAGGTCTTATGGGCGGCACAAGATAGACTATGAAGGCATCTATCAGGATTTAGTAAAGCAAGTTTTAGCTGGCGAAGCTGATTATTTAAACGACGTAACTTATGACCCCTTAGTTCTTTAA
- a CDS encoding SEC-C domain-containing protein has product MQIYQVERNDFCPCGSGRKYKKCCLPAVEEATRAVGREVGQGLTAHGQEVLATVGFICGLKWGEDIKPLEPSRVGRLLKEAWEEEDNISEKAFGDFLENIRNNYIRLLQEKPRLHMTRIPPDILLEVEAHQESEEELKECLAQVVAEMVNDDDFISGCIIDIAYSLHYDSYTDEEMKTLLSGLGMIINKDTREGFIEAIMSVTMEEFDATMEKIKALQDSTGEEDPEFIKKLMEILEDHIAFGDYFYTKLLRGSITAMEAIIKKEIKLNVPFYALARGVYTLKKIPGLFENDWIAECLWEENEAEHFLPAIYQVLEENRASLKDEALAESLEKFIFASQVGVVINNPELIEKLYHLCVYNFLKNPLETAPDTGGVFTSIEDLYKEEKVARYAEALKARGLEKEADYVLAQFRTLGRDYLTTIADANET; this is encoded by the coding sequence ATGCAGATTTATCAGGTTGAAAGAAATGATTTTTGCCCCTGCGGCAGCGGGCGCAAGTACAAGAAATGCTGCCTTCCGGCTGTAGAGGAAGCCACGCGGGCTGTCGGCCGCGAAGTAGGTCAGGGCCTTACTGCTCACGGCCAAGAGGTTTTGGCTACTGTTGGATTTATCTGCGGCTTAAAATGGGGTGAAGATATAAAACCCCTTGAACCCTCACGAGTGGGACGGCTTTTGAAAGAAGCCTGGGAAGAAGAGGATAATATTTCGGAAAAAGCTTTTGGAGATTTTCTGGAAAACATCAGAAATAATTATATACGCCTGCTGCAGGAAAAGCCGCGGTTACACATGACGCGCATCCCTCCCGACATCCTCCTTGAAGTCGAAGCCCATCAGGAATCGGAGGAAGAACTAAAGGAGTGTTTGGCGCAAGTCGTAGCGGAAATGGTTAATGACGATGATTTTATAAGCGGTTGCATCATCGACATAGCCTATTCGCTGCACTACGACAGTTATACGGACGAGGAAATGAAAACCCTCCTTTCCGGTTTAGGCATGATTATTAACAAAGATACCCGTGAGGGATTTATCGAGGCTATCATGAGCGTCACTATGGAAGAATTTGATGCAACCATGGAGAAAATAAAAGCATTGCAAGATTCTACCGGCGAAGAAGATCCGGAGTTTATAAAGAAACTGATGGAGATTTTAGAAGATCATATAGCCTTTGGCGATTATTTTTACACCAAACTCCTCAGGGGTTCCATAACGGCCATGGAGGCCATTATAAAAAAAGAGATAAAGTTAAACGTTCCTTTTTATGCTTTGGCCCGCGGTGTCTATACTCTAAAAAAGATTCCGGGCCTGTTTGAAAACGATTGGATAGCAGAGTGCCTGTGGGAAGAGAATGAGGCCGAACACTTTTTGCCCGCTATTTACCAGGTATTAGAAGAAAACAGGGCGAGTTTAAAAGATGAAGCCCTAGCGGAATCTCTGGAAAAATTCATCTTTGCTTCGCAGGTTGGCGTGGTCATAAATAATCCGGAATTAATCGAAAAACTTTATCATCTGTGCGTGTATAATTTCCTCAAGAATCCCCTTGAAACAGCTCCGGATACAGGCGGGGTATTTACCAGTATTGAGGATTTGTACAAGGAAGAAAAGGTTGCCCGCTACGCGGAAGCCCTAAAAGCGAGGGGATTAGAAAAGGAAGCGGATTACGTGTTGGCCCAGTTTAGGACTTTGGGGAGAGATTACCTTACCACTATAGCGGATGCAAATGAGACTTAA
- a CDS encoding NAD(P)-binding domain-containing protein, with amino-acid sequence MKFGFIGLGKMGGGLARNLIRSGYEVKLYDLNPAAIEASLKVGGKKADSAAEAASDVDALFTSLPLPQDLKNLLLGENGLYNVMKVGSTLIDVSTIVTLPRFVGHRVKSV; translated from the coding sequence ATGAAATTCGGATTTATCGGATTAGGTAAAATGGGAGGAGGATTAGCACGCAATTTAATCCGCTCTGGCTATGAGGTTAAGCTCTACGACCTTAACCCTGCGGCTATAGAAGCTTCTCTAAAAGTGGGCGGAAAAAAGGCAGATTCAGCTGCAGAAGCTGCAAGTGATGTAGATGCACTTTTTACCAGTTTACCTTTACCTCAAGATCTTAAGAACCTTCTTTTAGGTGAAAATGGCCTTTATAATGTTATGAAGGTCGGTTCTACGCTTATTGATGTAAGTACTATTGTGACCCTCCCCCGATTTGTAGGACACAGAGTTAAGAGTGTATAA
- a CDS encoding ABC transporter substrate-binding protein, with protein MSIVLAGCGTGKQAEQKGGTSNAKSDSASSKLTTVHVSHQPCLHALPTYMAMKKGWDKEEGLEIDFQFYPSGPPQNEALASNKWEVGAEGTVPAMLAAIRYGAYIIAISNDESETNDLWVRPDSPILKVKGYNPKYPEIYGSPETVKGKTVLLTTASTGHYAVIATLRALGLDEKDVKMVHMEQSQALAAFEAGQGDIVQLWAPYDYIAESKGWVKMSSGLRAGVKIPGAVVASKKAVEENPEKVAKWLKLYMRGIQEMKSNPVESAKLLGEYYKEKGLTLDDNALAKEFSLRPLFNTKEQLALFAKKDGNMSEVEQWMSGLADFFVKQGRITEAEKEQLFKGGYITDKILKMVAAEEEKKK; from the coding sequence ATGAGCATTGTTTTAGCTGGCTGCGGCACCGGCAAACAAGCAGAGCAAAAGGGCGGTACTAGTAATGCTAAAAGCGACAGTGCATCGTCTAAACTAACAACTGTTCATGTCAGCCACCAGCCCTGCCTCCATGCTCTACCGACCTATATGGCCATGAAAAAAGGTTGGGATAAAGAGGAAGGTTTAGAAATCGATTTTCAGTTCTATCCTTCCGGTCCACCGCAAAATGAAGCCCTAGCCTCCAATAAATGGGAAGTAGGAGCTGAAGGAACAGTACCGGCCATGCTGGCGGCTATTCGGTATGGGGCTTATATAATTGCTATATCTAATGATGAATCGGAAACGAATGATTTGTGGGTGCGGCCGGACAGTCCTATTCTCAAAGTAAAAGGATATAACCCTAAATATCCCGAGATTTATGGCTCACCTGAAACGGTAAAAGGGAAAACCGTTCTTTTAACTACAGCTTCTACTGGACATTATGCCGTCATAGCCACTCTAAGAGCTCTAGGTTTAGATGAAAAGGATGTCAAAATGGTTCACATGGAGCAGTCCCAGGCATTAGCTGCCTTTGAAGCTGGTCAGGGGGATATTGTCCAGTTATGGGCCCCTTATGACTATATTGCTGAAAGCAAAGGCTGGGTTAAAATGTCTTCTGGCTTGCGCGCTGGTGTTAAAATCCCCGGGGCGGTTGTGGCCAGCAAAAAAGCTGTAGAGGAAAACCCCGAAAAGGTGGCCAAGTGGCTTAAATTATATATGAGAGGCATACAGGAGATGAAGTCTAACCCTGTAGAATCGGCCAAACTTTTGGGGGAGTATTACAAGGAAAAAGGTTTAACATTGGATGATAATGCATTGGCTAAGGAGTTTTCGCTGCGTCCGCTATTTAATACCAAAGAACAATTAGCGCTTTTTGCCAAAAAAGATGGAAATATGAGCGAAGTCGAACAATGGATGTCTGGGCTGGCAGATTTCTTCGTTAAGCAAGGTAGAATTACAGAAGCCGAAAAAGAACAACTTTTTAAAGGTGGATATATCACAGACAAAATTTTAAAGATGGTAGCTGCTGAAGAAGAAAAGAAGAAGTAA